In Collimonas arenae, a single genomic region encodes these proteins:
- the prmC gene encoding peptide chain release factor N(5)-glutamine methyltransferase, giving the protein MTEISDTFVVEAGSSIAAILKKAPLAPLESRILLMHALQLTRIQLITQDERNLDAQQAEQLSALFKRRLRGEPIAYIIGQREFYGLLLEVTADVLIPRPETELLVDLALQHLPLDASRQLSVLDLGTGSGAIAIAIAHSRSDVEVTALDVSAAALAVASRNAARHLQPRHAPFQLMQSDWYSALGERQFDIIVANPPYIVVGDRHLTQGDLRFEPQDALTDHADGLSALRKIVDGAGAYLKDGGWLLMEHGYDQAPAVRGLLNIGQFQEVQSWQDIAAIERVSGARRKA; this is encoded by the coding sequence ATGACAGAAATTTCAGACACATTTGTCGTAGAGGCCGGCAGCAGCATTGCGGCAATTTTGAAAAAAGCGCCGCTGGCGCCTCTGGAAAGCCGCATCCTGTTGATGCATGCGTTGCAGTTGACGCGCATACAGCTGATTACACAAGATGAGCGCAACCTCGATGCACAGCAGGCCGAGCAATTGTCAGCCTTGTTCAAACGGCGGCTGCGCGGTGAACCGATTGCTTACATCATTGGTCAGCGCGAATTTTATGGCTTGTTACTGGAAGTCACAGCAGACGTATTGATTCCGAGGCCTGAAACCGAGTTGCTGGTTGACCTGGCCTTGCAGCATTTGCCTCTCGATGCGAGTCGGCAGCTTAGCGTGCTGGATCTGGGTACCGGTTCCGGCGCGATTGCCATTGCTATCGCGCACAGCCGTTCTGACGTGGAAGTGACCGCGCTGGATGTCAGCGCTGCAGCTCTTGCGGTTGCGAGCCGCAACGCGGCACGCCATTTGCAGCCGCGGCACGCACCATTCCAGCTAATGCAAAGTGACTGGTATAGTGCGCTCGGCGAACGGCAGTTCGATATCATCGTCGCCAATCCACCCTATATCGTCGTGGGAGACCGGCATCTCACGCAAGGCGACTTGCGCTTTGAACCGCAGGATGCCTTGACCGATCACGCCGACGGACTAAGCGCATTGCGCAAGATTGTCGACGGTGCCGGCGCTTATTTGAAAGATGGCGGTTGGCTGTTGATGGAGCATGGTTACGATCAGGCGCCAGCGGTTCGTGGATTGCTGAATATCGGGCAATTCCAAGAAGTGCAAAGCTGGCAAGATATTGCCGCCATCGAGCGGGTTAGCGGAGCACGCCGGAAAGCTTAG
- the hemA gene encoding glutamyl-tRNA reductase — protein sequence MHLLTVGLNHTTAPVSLREKVAFPADQIGQAVMAARAWFSGGAGVNMSDEAAILSTCNRTELYAAGNLEHGVDNAIDSTAHFLAHYHQLPYADLRPHLYTLPQDNAVRHAFRVASGLDSMVLGEAQILGQMKDAVRHAEAAGGLGTYLHQLFQRTFAVAKEVRSTTEIGAHSVSMAAAAVRMSERIFDTVAGQHVLFIGAGEMIELCATHFAAQNPKSLTVANRTLERAELLAHRFNGQAIRLADLPTQLGKFDIIVSCTASSLPIIGLGMVERAVKARRHKPMFMLDLAVPRDIETEIGRLDDIFLYTVDDLGSIVQTGMENRQAAVAQAEAIIETRVQSFMHWVDNRVVVPVIQDLQESSEAMRRLELERARKMLAKGEDIEVVLEALSKGLTAKFMHGPQQALHNAQGDERARLAALLPQLFRTKR from the coding sequence ATGCACTTGCTCACTGTCGGACTCAACCACACCACCGCGCCGGTTTCGCTACGCGAAAAGGTGGCTTTCCCGGCTGACCAGATCGGTCAGGCGGTGATGGCCGCGCGTGCCTGGTTCAGCGGCGGCGCCGGTGTGAATATGTCGGACGAGGCAGCTATTTTGTCGACGTGCAACCGTACAGAACTGTATGCAGCGGGCAATCTGGAGCATGGCGTCGACAACGCAATCGATTCTACCGCGCACTTTCTGGCCCACTATCACCAGTTGCCTTACGCCGATTTACGGCCGCATTTGTACACATTGCCGCAAGACAATGCTGTACGGCATGCGTTTAGAGTCGCATCCGGGCTTGATTCGATGGTGCTGGGTGAAGCGCAGATCCTGGGACAGATGAAGGATGCAGTGCGTCACGCCGAAGCGGCTGGCGGCCTCGGCACTTATCTGCACCAACTGTTCCAACGCACCTTTGCCGTCGCGAAAGAAGTCCGCAGCACTACCGAAATCGGCGCCCATAGCGTCTCGATGGCGGCTGCCGCGGTGCGCATGTCGGAACGGATTTTCGATACTGTCGCCGGCCAGCATGTGCTGTTTATCGGCGCCGGTGAGATGATCGAACTGTGCGCTACCCATTTTGCGGCGCAGAACCCGAAATCCCTGACCGTCGCCAACCGTACCTTGGAACGTGCCGAACTGCTGGCCCATCGTTTCAATGGCCAGGCAATCCGGCTGGCCGATTTGCCAACGCAATTGGGCAAATTCGATATTATCGTTTCCTGTACCGCATCGAGCTTGCCGATCATCGGCCTCGGCATGGTCGAGCGCGCGGTCAAGGCGCGTCGCCATAAACCGATGTTCATGCTGGACCTGGCGGTGCCGCGCGATATCGAGACAGAAATCGGCAGACTCGACGACATCTTCCTGTACACCGTCGACGATCTGGGTTCGATCGTGCAAACCGGCATGGAAAACCGCCAGGCCGCAGTAGCACAAGCCGAAGCCATCATCGAGACCCGCGTGCAATCGTTTATGCATTGGGTGGATAACCGGGTTGTCGTGCCAGTGATCCAGGACCTGCAGGAGTCGAGCGAAGCAATGCGGCGGCTGGAACTGGAGCGCGCCCGCAAGATGCTGGCCAAGGGCGAAGATATCGAAGTGGTGCTGGAAGCCCTGTCCAAGGGCCTGACCGCCAAATTCATGCACGGCCCGCAACAAGCTTTGCACAATGCCCAAGGCGACGAACGCGCACGCCTGGCAGCTCTCCTACCGCAACTGTTCCGCACCAAACGTTAG
- a CDS encoding disulfide bond formation protein B — MKTSKSILLAVAFICLVILGAALYLQHYEGMQPCPLCVIQRYAFAAIALICLICASLPSGAQKAGAGLGILAAMGGAGTAIWHLWIIAHPAISCGRDALEGPMNALPPATLLPSVFQVDAFALCTTAYDPIMGLSIPQWSLLGFVVLLVILVATLFKRSSADNGGY, encoded by the coding sequence ATGAAAACATCTAAATCCATTTTGCTTGCGGTAGCCTTTATCTGCCTGGTCATCTTGGGCGCGGCCTTGTATTTGCAGCACTATGAGGGCATGCAGCCTTGCCCTCTGTGCGTAATCCAGCGCTATGCCTTCGCGGCGATCGCATTGATCTGCCTGATTTGCGCCAGCCTGCCGTCGGGCGCCCAAAAAGCCGGCGCCGGTCTCGGCATCCTTGCGGCAATGGGCGGCGCCGGCACCGCCATCTGGCATCTGTGGATCATCGCCCATCCGGCGATTTCTTGTGGCCGCGATGCATTGGAAGGTCCGATGAATGCTTTGCCGCCAGCGACCTTGCTGCCATCGGTGTTCCAGGTAGACGCCTTTGCACTTTGCACCACCGCTTACGATCCGATCATGGGCCTGTCGATACCGCAATGGTCGTTGCTCGGATTTGTGGTGCTGCTCGTAATTCTGGTGGCGACCTTGTTCAAACGCAGCAGCGCTGATAATGGCGGTTACTGA
- the prfA gene encoding peptide chain release factor 1, which yields MKPSMLAKLDQLANRLVEVNDLLMQEDATASMDSYRKLSREHAELGPLVELYQSYQQANGDIEAAQDMQSDPDMKEFAQDEITAAKTRMEQLEGDLQKMLLPKDPNDERNIFLEIRAGTGGDESALFAGDLLRMYSRFAERNRWQVEMVSESASEIGGYKEVIVRVLGFGAYSKLKFESGGHRVQRVPATETQGRIHTSACTVAIMPEADEVGDVDINPADIRIDTYRASGAGGQHINKTDSAVRITHMPTGIVVECQDDRSQHKNKASALKVLAARIKDGQLREQQSKEAATRKSLIGSGDRSERIRTYNFPQGRMTDHRINLTLYKLDFIMDGDLEELTNALAAEHQADLLAALGDAV from the coding sequence ATGAAACCATCAATGCTTGCCAAGCTCGATCAACTCGCCAACCGCCTGGTGGAGGTCAACGACCTGCTGATGCAGGAGGACGCAACCGCCAGCATGGACAGCTATCGGAAGCTGTCGCGTGAGCACGCGGAATTGGGACCGCTGGTGGAGCTGTACCAGTCTTATCAGCAGGCCAACGGCGACATTGAAGCGGCGCAGGATATGCAGTCAGATCCGGACATGAAAGAATTCGCCCAGGATGAGATCACTGCCGCCAAGACCCGCATGGAACAGCTGGAAGGCGATCTGCAAAAAATGCTGTTGCCGAAAGATCCTAACGACGAACGCAATATTTTCCTGGAAATCCGCGCCGGCACCGGTGGCGATGAATCGGCGCTGTTCGCCGGCGACCTGCTGCGCATGTACAGCCGCTTCGCCGAACGCAACCGCTGGCAAGTCGAAATGGTGTCAGAATCAGCTTCGGAAATAGGCGGCTACAAGGAAGTAATTGTGCGTGTGCTCGGCTTTGGCGCTTACTCCAAACTCAAATTCGAATCCGGCGGCCATCGCGTGCAACGAGTACCTGCTACCGAAACCCAGGGCCGTATCCATACCTCGGCTTGCACCGTCGCCATCATGCCGGAAGCAGACGAGGTCGGCGATGTCGACATCAATCCGGCCGATATCCGTATTGACACCTACCGCGCTTCAGGCGCCGGCGGCCAGCACATCAACAAGACCGATTCCGCGGTGCGCATCACGCATATGCCGACCGGAATCGTGGTCGAATGCCAGGATGACCGTAGCCAGCACAAGAACAAGGCTTCTGCCTTGAAAGTACTGGCGGCGCGCATCAAGGACGGCCAACTGCGAGAGCAGCAATCGAAGGAAGCTGCTACCCGCAAATCCCTGATCGGCTCGGGCGACCGCAGCGAACGCATTCGTACCTACAATTTCCCGCAGGGCCGGATGACCGACCATCGTATCAATCTGACCTTGTATAAGCTCGATTTCATCATGGATGGCGATCTCGAGGAATTGACCAACGCGCTGGCTGCCGAACATCAGGCCGATCTGCTGGCTGCGCTAGGCGACGCGGTTTAA
- the minD gene encoding septum site-determining protein MinD, protein MAKIIVVTSGKGGVGKTTSSASFASGLAMRGHKTAVLDFDVGLRNLDLIMGCERRVVYDLINVVNKEATLTQALIKDKHCENLFILPASQTRDKDALTEEGVETVLNDLIKMDFEYIICDSPAGIERGAVMALTFADEAIVVTNPEVSSVRDSDRILGIIQAKSRRAQNGGEPVKEHLLITRYSAKRVEAGEMLSYTDVQDILRIPLIGIIPESESVLHASNQGNPAIHIKGSDVALAYEDVVSRFLGEDVALRFTSYEKPGFLHRIFGGK, encoded by the coding sequence GTGGCAAAAATCATCGTTGTTACGTCCGGCAAAGGCGGCGTCGGCAAGACCACCTCCAGCGCCAGTTTCGCGTCGGGCTTGGCCATGCGCGGCCATAAAACCGCTGTGCTCGACTTTGACGTCGGCCTGCGCAATCTTGATCTGATCATGGGCTGCGAGCGGCGCGTGGTGTACGACCTGATCAATGTCGTCAACAAGGAAGCCACCCTGACCCAGGCCCTGATCAAGGACAAGCATTGCGAAAACCTGTTCATTTTGCCCGCATCGCAAACCCGTGACAAAGATGCATTGACAGAAGAAGGCGTCGAGACCGTTCTCAACGATCTGATCAAGATGGATTTCGAGTACATCATCTGCGACTCTCCGGCAGGCATCGAACGCGGCGCGGTGATGGCGCTGACCTTTGCCGATGAAGCGATTGTCGTCACCAATCCGGAAGTGTCGTCGGTGCGAGATTCCGACCGCATCCTCGGCATCATCCAGGCTAAGTCGCGGCGTGCGCAAAATGGCGGCGAACCGGTCAAGGAGCATCTGCTGATTACCCGCTATTCGGCAAAGCGCGTCGAAGCTGGCGAAATGCTGTCGTACACCGATGTCCAGGATATCCTGCGCATCCCGTTGATCGGCATTATTCCTGAGTCGGAATCGGTATTGCACGCCTCTAATCAAGGTAATCCGGCGATCCACATCAAAGGCAGCGATGTCGCCCTGGCCTATGAAGACGTGGTCTCGCGCTTCCTCGGCGAAGACGTCGCCCTGCGCTTTACCTCCTATGAAAAGCCGGGTTTCCTGCATCGCATCTTCGGAGGAAAATAA
- a CDS encoding response regulator transcription factor, with amino-acid sequence MRIAVLDDDPSQTDLVCQVLTSSGHICHPFQSGKEILNQLRRESYDMLVLDWQVPDLSGPEVLRWVRDKLPKTIPVLFITSRSGEDDIVEGLAAGADDYMIKPIRRSELVARVQALLRRAYPIQNTSEQIVFNDYLFETRSGRLTLAGKPIEITQKEFDLALLFFRNLGRPLSRAYILEAVWSRDVDIPSRTMDTHVSRVRSKLQLRPENGYRLAPVYSYGYRLEQLTG; translated from the coding sequence ATGAGAATTGCTGTCCTTGATGACGATCCCAGCCAAACCGATCTAGTTTGCCAGGTGCTCACATCCAGTGGTCACATTTGCCATCCGTTTCAAAGCGGAAAAGAAATATTGAACCAGCTGCGCCGGGAAAGCTACGACATGCTGGTTCTGGATTGGCAGGTTCCTGATCTGAGCGGGCCTGAGGTATTGCGTTGGGTAAGAGACAAACTTCCCAAAACCATTCCGGTGCTGTTCATCACTAGCCGTTCCGGCGAAGATGACATCGTGGAAGGCCTTGCCGCCGGCGCCGACGATTACATGATCAAGCCGATCCGGCGTAGCGAACTGGTGGCTCGGGTACAAGCATTGCTGCGGCGTGCGTATCCGATCCAGAACACCAGCGAGCAAATCGTCTTCAACGACTATCTGTTTGAAACGCGCTCAGGACGACTAACCCTGGCCGGCAAGCCAATCGAAATTACCCAGAAGGAATTTGATCTAGCGTTGTTGTTTTTTCGCAACCTAGGCCGCCCACTCTCACGCGCCTATATTCTCGAGGCAGTGTGGTCGCGCGACGTTGACATTCCTTCTCGTACCATGGATACCCACGTCTCGCGAGTACGGAGTAAGTTACAATTACGACCAGAAAACGGCTATCGACTCGCACCGGTTTATAGTTATGGGTATCGATTAGAACAACTAACAGGATAA
- a CDS encoding CHASE2 and HATPase_c domain-containing protein, whose protein sequence is MIPLIKRVAFRQWLAITILMLIVAGSMGYVNGLGRLDTTLYDQFMRADSRPARDDIIIVAIDDYSISKLGRWPWERSLHAKLLNRIMHANPLAIGLDVIMSEAEQPGQRADDRALTKALTASKLTVLPIVVASAGPGLKAMLPTPEFQDAARGLGHIHLELDSDGVVRSVFLQEGQNGKWWPHFSVALAGVAGQKITDANGNLPGARLDATPADAASHKADSWQRDYQIQIPFAGGSGHFRSVPYASVLRGDVPDQFFTGKYVLIGATALGMADTFPTPVSGTSGVMPGIEIHANILAGLLDHKTISIARPLQTALFSIIPVLIALSSYLLWTPRISLLITFSLMLLTMAVSYFLLTLGIWLAPAAALIAMAIAHPIWNWIRLESAISYLGQEFMLLDQEPHLLPEVNTERAPQQVEDLLEQRINAMRVAARRVRDLRQFISDSVNSLPDATLITTIDGHVLVSNQFARDYFAAAGIRNIDGALLPYLFSNMSTPQATNTSANHTFSWWDLIDLEHVSTLTSGTSVQDQQGRDLLIKSGPCHSAHQVLTGWIVSIVDITIIRAAERSRDETLRFLSHDMRAPQASILALLELQSNASSALPQKEFFSRLEQAARKTLGLADNFVQLARAESSEYRLEEVDFQDVLYDAVDEMWSLANNKKIELITDIEGQEFLTHIDRSLMARALSNLISNAISYSLPDTRITCTLRLKYVKLLPQVVCRISDQGFGIAPHDQAKLFQRYQRVSAPGQPHSDGTGLGLVFVKTVVERHFGEISLESTLGEGSTFIVTLPATTN, encoded by the coding sequence GTGATCCCACTCATCAAGCGGGTGGCGTTTCGCCAATGGCTGGCGATTACGATTCTGATGCTGATTGTGGCTGGCAGCATGGGCTACGTAAATGGCCTGGGACGACTCGACACTACGTTGTACGACCAGTTCATGCGCGCCGATTCACGTCCCGCACGCGACGACATCATCATCGTCGCCATTGACGACTACAGCATCAGCAAACTGGGCCGCTGGCCGTGGGAGCGCAGCCTGCACGCCAAACTGTTAAACCGGATCATGCATGCCAATCCGCTGGCGATCGGGCTTGATGTCATCATGTCGGAGGCCGAGCAGCCCGGCCAACGCGCCGACGATCGCGCACTCACCAAGGCGCTGACCGCCAGCAAGCTGACCGTGCTGCCGATCGTGGTCGCCAGCGCCGGTCCCGGCCTTAAAGCAATGCTGCCGACCCCGGAATTCCAGGATGCGGCGCGCGGCCTGGGCCATATCCATCTGGAGCTCGATTCGGACGGCGTCGTACGCAGCGTCTTTTTGCAGGAAGGCCAGAACGGCAAATGGTGGCCGCATTTTTCAGTAGCGCTGGCCGGTGTCGCTGGACAAAAGATTACTGATGCCAACGGCAACCTCCCCGGCGCCCGTTTGGACGCGACACCGGCGGACGCCGCGTCGCATAAGGCAGACAGTTGGCAGCGCGACTATCAGATCCAGATCCCGTTCGCCGGCGGCAGCGGCCATTTCCGTTCAGTGCCGTATGCGTCGGTCCTGCGCGGGGACGTTCCCGATCAATTTTTTACCGGCAAATATGTCTTGATCGGCGCCACCGCGCTGGGTATGGCGGATACTTTCCCGACACCCGTCTCGGGAACCTCCGGCGTCATGCCTGGCATCGAAATCCACGCCAATATCCTGGCCGGCCTGCTCGACCATAAGACGATCAGCATCGCACGGCCTTTGCAAACAGCGCTATTCAGCATCATTCCGGTATTGATCGCGCTCTCCAGCTACCTGCTGTGGACGCCGCGCATTTCGTTACTGATTACCTTCTCGCTCATGCTGCTGACGATGGCGGTCAGCTATTTCCTGCTGACGCTGGGCATCTGGCTTGCACCCGCCGCCGCTCTGATCGCAATGGCGATTGCGCATCCGATATGGAACTGGATCCGCCTCGAATCGGCGATTTCCTACCTTGGGCAAGAGTTCATGCTGCTCGACCAAGAGCCGCATCTGCTGCCGGAAGTCAACACCGAACGCGCGCCGCAGCAGGTAGAAGACTTACTGGAACAACGCATCAACGCCATGCGTGTCGCTGCGCGCCGGGTCCGCGATTTGCGCCAGTTCATTTCCGACAGCGTCAACAGCCTGCCGGACGCCACTCTGATCACGACCATCGACGGCCATGTGCTGGTCTCCAATCAATTCGCGCGCGACTACTTCGCCGCCGCCGGCATCCGTAACATCGATGGTGCGCTACTGCCTTACCTGTTTTCCAACATGAGTACGCCGCAAGCCACCAATACATCGGCCAATCATACTTTCAGCTGGTGGGACTTGATCGACCTGGAACATGTGTCGACGCTGACCAGCGGCACCTCGGTACAAGACCAGCAAGGACGCGACCTGCTGATCAAAAGCGGGCCCTGCCACTCGGCGCACCAAGTGTTGACGGGCTGGATCGTCAGCATTGTCGACATCACTATCATTCGCGCCGCCGAACGCAGCCGCGACGAAACCTTGCGCTTCCTGTCGCACGACATGCGCGCGCCGCAGGCGTCGATCCTGGCTTTGCTGGAATTGCAAAGCAACGCCTCTTCAGCCTTGCCACAAAAGGAATTTTTCTCGCGCCTGGAGCAAGCTGCCCGTAAAACCCTGGGCTTGGCGGACAATTTCGTCCAGCTGGCGCGCGCCGAATCGTCGGAATACCGACTGGAGGAAGTAGATTTCCAAGATGTACTGTACGACGCCGTCGATGAAATGTGGAGCCTGGCCAATAACAAAAAAATCGAACTGATCACCGACATCGAAGGTCAGGAATTCCTGACCCATATCGACCGTTCGCTGATGGCGCGCGCACTCAGCAACCTGATATCCAACGCCATCAGCTACAGCCTGCCGGACACCCGGATTACCTGTACCCTGCGTCTGAAATACGTTAAATTGCTGCCGCAGGTGGTTTGCCGCATCAGCGACCAGGGCTTTGGGATTGCGCCGCACGACCAGGCAAAGCTGTTCCAGCGTTATCAAAGAGTCAGCGCGCCCGGCCAGCCGCATTCGGATGGCACCGGCCTTGGCTTGGTATTTGTAAAAACCGTCGTCGAACGTCATTTTGGTGAAATCTCGCTGGAAAGCACGTTGGGCGAAGGTAGTACCTTCATTGTTACCTTGCCAGCCACCACCAACTGA
- the minE gene encoding cell division topological specificity factor MinE, with protein MALLSFLFNSKPKTASAAKERLQIIIARERNGRSGHDFLPALHKELIEVISKYTKVNADDIKISLDRQGNLEVLDVNVVLPDA; from the coding sequence ATGGCATTGCTCTCGTTCTTGTTTAACAGCAAGCCCAAAACTGCGTCTGCCGCCAAGGAACGCCTGCAGATCATCATTGCTCGCGAACGTAATGGCCGTTCGGGCCACGATTTCCTGCCGGCGCTGCACAAAGAGCTGATCGAAGTAATTTCCAAATACACCAAGGTCAATGCTGACGATATCAAGATTTCCCTGGATCGCCAGGGGAATCTCGAGGTGCTGGACGTGAATGTGGTATTGCCTGACGCCTGA
- a CDS encoding FecR domain-containing protein, which yields MRSTFTKLAFLALLLAPSSSLFAAPPALDPDALQVGAATITYRAQLGDTLSVIADQLTGSKSNWVQLAKLNRIGNDRTIPIGTAIIIPVSLLPDEPSTAQVAAMSGNIDGTGADGHPIDINIGTTLTEGAIINTGSNSFVTLSLPDQSHIAIPSNSQVKLSKLRTARYTKSPRTEITLLKGRVESKVSPLEKNKGRFEVHSPLAVAGVRGTDFRVDLVDGKVLTEVLSGGVAVAKKNKPATLTLHAGQGNITNTQGVGKAVALLPQPELTGHPQLQERPTLHFTVNPVSGARGYRAQIATDASVGNIVSEAESDNPEIKIDGLEDGKYFVRITALDQSGLQGKPLIAAFTLKARPEPPISIEPKNKSRSENLVFSWAEVGNAQAYHLQVASDAGFSHLIIDESALSAPQFTAGKLALGDYFWRVATIVENASGRDQGPYGDPQAFSLLAALQIPKIADAIDGDLSFRWTGEPGQKFVVEIGRDAGFSSLLLTQNTETPEINVPRPASGTYYIRIKAIDPDGYVSPFSPAQKVYIGSRWVTSDGSPLRNSAGDTQTGY from the coding sequence ATGCGCAGCACATTCACAAAACTGGCTTTCCTGGCGCTACTGTTGGCGCCTTCCTCGTCGTTATTTGCCGCCCCGCCAGCGCTTGATCCAGACGCGCTCCAGGTGGGCGCGGCAACCATTACGTACCGTGCACAACTCGGCGACACATTGAGCGTGATCGCAGACCAGCTTACCGGTAGCAAGAGCAACTGGGTGCAGCTGGCCAAACTCAATCGCATCGGCAACGATCGCACCATTCCGATCGGCACCGCCATCATCATTCCGGTATCGCTGTTGCCCGACGAACCTAGCACAGCCCAGGTCGCGGCCATGTCTGGCAATATCGACGGTACCGGCGCCGATGGCCATCCTATCGATATAAATATCGGCACCACGCTGACTGAAGGCGCTATCATCAATACCGGCAGCAACAGCTTTGTGACGCTGAGCCTGCCCGATCAATCGCATATCGCCATACCCTCTAACAGCCAGGTAAAACTGAGCAAACTGCGTACCGCGCGCTATACCAAGAGTCCGCGCACCGAGATTACGCTGCTGAAGGGCCGGGTTGAATCCAAAGTCTCTCCTCTGGAAAAAAATAAAGGCCGCTTTGAAGTCCATTCTCCGCTGGCGGTTGCTGGCGTGCGCGGCACCGATTTCCGGGTGGACCTGGTCGACGGCAAGGTCTTGACCGAAGTGTTGAGCGGTGGCGTTGCGGTCGCCAAGAAGAACAAACCTGCCACGCTGACATTGCATGCGGGCCAAGGCAATATTACCAACACCCAGGGCGTGGGAAAAGCGGTGGCGCTGTTGCCCCAACCGGAATTGACCGGACATCCGCAATTGCAGGAACGGCCGACATTGCACTTTACCGTCAATCCGGTAAGCGGTGCCCGCGGCTATCGCGCGCAAATTGCAACCGACGCCAGCGTCGGCAACATCGTGAGCGAGGCCGAATCGGACAATCCGGAAATTAAGATCGACGGGCTTGAAGACGGCAAGTATTTCGTGCGCATCACCGCACTGGACCAGAGCGGTTTGCAAGGCAAACCGCTGATCGCCGCGTTTACATTGAAAGCACGGCCGGAACCGCCAATCTCAATCGAACCGAAAAACAAATCACGCAGCGAGAACTTAGTGTTTAGCTGGGCCGAAGTCGGCAATGCGCAAGCCTATCATTTGCAGGTCGCCAGCGATGCCGGCTTCAGCCATCTCATTATCGACGAATCCGCCTTGAGCGCGCCCCAGTTCACCGCCGGCAAACTGGCCCTGGGCGACTACTTCTGGCGCGTGGCAACCATTGTCGAAAATGCCAGCGGCCGCGACCAGGGCCCCTACGGCGATCCACAAGCTTTCAGTTTGCTGGCTGCATTGCAAATTCCAAAAATTGCCGATGCGATTGACGGCGACCTGTCGTTCCGTTGGACCGGTGAACCAGGGCAGAAATTCGTGGTCGAGATTGGCCGTGACGCCGGTTTTTCCAGTCTGCTGCTGACCCAGAACACCGAAACACCCGAAATCAATGTGCCACGCCCGGCCAGCGGTACCTACTACATCCGTATCAAAGCGATTGATCCGGATGGTTATGTCAGTCCGTTTTCACCCGCGCAAAAAGTATATATCGGCAGCCGCTGGGTCACCAGCGACGGTTCGCCGCTACGCAACTCTGCCGGTGATACACAAACTGGCTACTAA
- the aqpZ gene encoding aquaporin Z: protein MHLSKRMGAEALGTFWLVLGGCGSAVLAAAFPGVGIGFHGVALAFGLTVLTMAFAIGHISGCHLNPAVTLGLATAGRFPKSEILPYWIAQVVGGIIAAGILYLIATGKPGADIGGFAANGYGEHSPGLYSMNAALITEVVMTFMFLIVILGATDKRAPAGFAPIAIGLCLTLIHLISIPVTNTSVNPARSTSQALFVGGWALQQLWLFWLAPLVGALIAGVVYPAIWGEKNN from the coding sequence ATGCATCTTTCTAAACGTATGGGAGCGGAAGCGCTCGGTACATTCTGGCTGGTTCTTGGCGGTTGCGGCAGTGCGGTGCTGGCGGCGGCATTTCCTGGCGTTGGCATCGGCTTCCATGGCGTGGCGCTGGCGTTCGGCCTGACCGTGCTGACGATGGCATTCGCCATCGGCCATATTTCCGGTTGCCATCTGAATCCGGCCGTGACGTTGGGACTGGCGACCGCAGGTCGTTTTCCAAAAAGTGAAATCCTGCCTTACTGGATCGCACAGGTGGTTGGCGGCATTATTGCAGCCGGCATCTTGTATTTGATTGCTACCGGTAAGCCGGGCGCGGATATTGGCGGTTTTGCCGCCAACGGTTATGGCGAACATTCGCCTGGCTTGTATTCGATGAATGCAGCCTTGATTACGGAAGTCGTGATGACCTTCATGTTCCTGATCGTGATCCTGGGGGCCACCGACAAGCGCGCACCGGCCGGTTTCGCACCGATCGCCATCGGTTTGTGCCTGACCTTGATTCACCTGATCAGCATTCCTGTCACCAACACATCGGTCAATCCTGCACGTAGCACCAGCCAAGCCCTGTTTGTCGGCGGTTGGGCGCTGCAGCAGTTGTGGCTGTTCTGGCTGGCGCCGCTGGTTGGCGCCTTGATTGCGGGGGTTGTATACCCAGCAATCTGGGGTGAGAAGAACAACTGA